TCTTGACGCCACATGTTCCCACTCGTCTGCTTCCAGTTCGCAGCTTCCATCTCTTGTCGCCCACCACCTTCACATGTCGTCAATATGCAGCATCCCCGTCCATATATCGGATGCAGTCCGTATGCAGTACATGTGTCATAGTATGTCGACGACGATGCTTCGTCTAGCGAGGATAGTCAAAGGAAGATCGGCGTGCCGCTTCCGCGTGCTCGAGATTGTGCGTCGGCTCCTCCCTTCCCGCTTCCGCAGGTCCGTTGCTTCCACCATCCAAGCATTGGGAAATCTGTGCCCATCACCAACATGAAACAACGTCAACACCCATCGCGTCAAGAACATGAACTTCCGCCGCCGTACACTCCGACTGGACGCAAGAGAATAAGAAAGGAAACGAGTCTGCCGAAGACAAACGCGAGGTGGGCTTCCACACGTCACAAATCGACCCTCCACGTTGACAGGGACAGGCATCAAGACATCGGTGCATCTTGAGTCGATCTGTGGGGCATCTCATCTTGAGGGACGTTCTTGATATCACAGATACCATGCTTGCTTGGGCTGCAACTTGCAGCTCATCTTCATGCTGTTCATACTTCATATGGGCACATGGACCATCTGGTCTGTACTGAAGATGCCTCATGCCATTCGTATGCATTCTCTGCCGTGGCAGCAGAACTATCATGCCCACCTGAACGCCTTTCGCTATGCCGCAAGCAATCTCATCTCATCATCGTCCCTTCCGTCAGGCGTTCAGTAACCATGGTGGATGCCGCCTCCATTCCACTGGCCCTTGACCTTGGGCACCTCCAGCCCGGCAAGTGTCATGTTGATTCTGTGCAGCCGCAACAGCAGTGTCCGCTCCACCTCTTCTGCAGTCTGCTTCGCGTCCTGGTGTGCAGCTTGTCGTGCCTCTTGACGTGGTGCCTTGAGCACACCATTGACCACGTCGAGTCGTGCGTCGAGTATGCCGCTGTCGATCATGAGGAGCACTTCTGCCTCCATCGCTTCTGCTGTGTTCGGGTTCGGTGGGAAGGTGCATGCGAGCGAGGCGAGGCTGACCTCCGAGAAGGATGAGAAGTAGGCGGTGATGCTGCGCTCGCGGATCTTGGCCATGAGTCGATCGACGTGCGAGCCCAAGACGCTGGCACTAGGAGCTCCGAGGAAGACGTCGAGGGTCCAGTCGCTGTAGTAGCGTCGTAGCGTCTCGATGCAGGACTGGTACTTGGCGGTGGTGTAGAGGGTGATGGCTTTGCGCATGTGCGGCTCTTGTTCGAGGAATGCGCGGAATGGGCCACCGAGAACCTGGTCGTTGAGCTCGTCGCGGCTCATGGTCGCCAGTGCGCAGAGACCGCCATAGATGGCCACATCGTTGGCGCTTGCGACTGAGCGCTCGAGATCTGAGCCGAGAACAGGACCCATGTTATGGTAGTCGAACGAGGCCTGGAGGAAGGTCTTCGCCGCTGTCGCATACTCTCCCTGGGCCATGCTCGCCAGACCCGACATGACGTAGGAGATGGGCGTCAACTTGCTCTGTTCTTCCTCCTTCACACCGCCGCCGCGAAGTCTACTCGCGTTGATGATTATGTTGTTGTAGTGCGTGCTGGCCGAGCCTCCAGATTGTGACGTGGTGACAGCCTGCAGGAATGAAGTGTAAATGAGACGCAAGTTCATGGCCATCATGTGTGTCGGCGTCGTGCAAAAGTCACGCATCTTGCCGAAGTGCTGGTAGGCGGCGTTGTAACCGGCGCTATTCACTGATTGCGGACTGCTCGGATCTGGAATGGGGCCGCCAGTGAGCAAGAGATGTGTCGCCAGATCTTCCTGGCCCATGCGGATGCTCTCACGGATGAGATTGTTCTTGTATCCCCTCAGCTCGCCCTCCAGCCGTGCGGACTCGCGTCTGTTCTCCTCATCTTTCCGTGTCGCCCATTCGGTGTCTACCTTGGCCAAATCCTGTAGGTCGAGGTTACTTGCGAGGTCCAAGAGGCGGTGGTAGAGTTGGAGGTCCTTGCCATTTTTCGCATGGCCGATGGCGAGGGCGAGCGCTTGTCGGGAGAGTGATGGGCAGTGTGTGGCGATGTGTGCGAGGCGAAGTGGGAGGAGAGGCCCTGGCTATGTCAGTAGACGTTGTAACATGCGATCCAAGAATACATTTACCTTGGTAGTTGCTGGCGTATGTCTCGAGGTCGAATGTCGGCAATGGCAGGTTCGCTGTCGCCACGTTAGCTGGGACCTAAGCACGTTACCGATTAGCAGACGACATACCTGTACTGACTCTGCGCGCCATGTTGGCTTAGTTGTGTTGATGAGATGTGCGGACAAACGAGAAGTGGTGGAGCTCTCTGCAGGTGGTGCCTGTCGCGCGAAGTCAGACTGGAGCTTGGAAAGCATGCAGGTGACGCGGGGCAACGCGATCCCTGCAGCCCTCCGGTACATGTACATGTATCAAAACTCACTCTTCACGTGCATCTGCAACAGATCTTACAAGCCTGAGCAGATTGGTGAGGGTGTCGTCGGGCGGACAAGTCGTCGTGTTATCGCTCACAGGGAGCATGTTACGAAGCAGGAATGCCGTCAATTTGCTGTAGGGTCGAGTCTCGAGGCAGTATAGTGCACTTGCGCCGGTGTCCACGGTGCCATAGGATGCATTGCAGCATGGTCAGGGGAATCATGGCCGGAGAAATGGATTCAGAGAGCTGAAGAACTACATGTACCGTCTAGACACCGCTTTCTCCTGCCCTCGACGACTTTGCGACATGTTCGCGACAGACCACCGGCTACCCATATGCTCGACTTCGGCCAAGACGACATCCTGCACTTCCCTCCCGAGAGCCACGGCCATCAACTCTGTAGCCAGCTGAGGACAATATCAAGATCCTTCGCAAACTGTGAGACACGCTTCTATGTGCCGGAAGCGACGACTGGAGGGTGGTCTATCCGTCTGTCTCGCAATGTGCTATCAGTCGGATGCGCGATGGCTCGCACATACTCGAGGCATTTCCAAAGCCTCCGGAGCCGAGTTTATGCCATGGGAGAGGAGCTGCGCTATGGCACCGAGAATGGCCCTCAGACCCAAAGCCCGTGACCCAGCAGCCTCCGTCGAGAGTCTTGCGACCAACTGCTGGGCTTGACAAGATCGCCAATAATAGACATGAACATGCAATGCCTCAGAACCCGATGACATCCGCACCACTCAAGCCTTCATGCCTCACTGGCACCCACTTCCCAGGCCTCATATACTGGCATGCCAGTACACACACGACCTTTGTTACAATCCCGGGATACACACCAGAAACAGCAATATTGAACAAAGTCTCCGCCGTGCCCATCTTGTCATTCACCACAGCACTAATATCCGCCACCTGGAGAGAGAAGTTTGGGTTCTTCTTCGCAAACATCTTCCACGTGTCAAGCCACTCGTCCAGGGTTACATGTGTGCTTCCACCTTCTGTTGGTCGAGTCATCGATCTCGGCTTGATCATGAAGGTCGGCGCCACGAAAGACCATCTCGACGCTGTCCAGTCCCGGTCATTGATGGCTTCAACCAGCTGATGTGTGAGACCTTCAATCTCTTCGACAATAGCCGCCTGGTTTAGTGTGCTTTGCATGGCATCCAGGTGAGCAAAGTCATATTCTTTCGTTCTCCTCTTGGCGGTCTCAGCTCGTCACGACTGTGAACCGGACCTCCTGCTATGGCCTGACTTTTCTTTGACGGGCACCTTCCCATCAAAGGCCAGAATGTTGCGGCCAGATAGTGTCGTCTGCAGATGTTGACTATCGAAGCTTATATGCTCGATGAGGCAGGTCAAGTGCACGAGAACATCAATTCTTGTAGTTTGCCGCATCATCGAAGGTTGGTGGAGCTGTGGTGGGTCCGCCCAGAAGCTGGGTCTTCGACATGTTGTTGAGCCATTTTGAAGTCACTTAAGCCAGGCTGGGGTATCATACTATTGCTACGATTGCAACATCATTGTTGTCAGTATGCTCATATTGATGCAGAGCGTCATCAAGAGGAAGAAGGTGAAACGAGAAGGAACAGAAATTGACTTTCACATTGAACCCCACTTCCTCGGCTGTCTCCTGGAGCGACAGCAGAGCAACATCACCATGTCCTAAACGACCATTGAATCCACCATCTCGAGTCTTGGAGTGGCCATCAAAGAGCACACGATGTCGCCATCCAAATCCCAACCACCACCTTGCGATGGCGTGGAAGTCACATTCCCAGAAGCAAACATCATGCTTGTCACACTCTCCCGGGCGAAGCAGATGAACTCCATCACGCACACCATGAACTGGCAGATCGAGAACCTCTTCGACTGGTACGACAATCACCCTTCGCTACGTGTGGCAGTCATCACCGGCTCTGGCGCGAAAGCTTTCTGCGCCGGCTCAGATCTGAAAGAGATTGAGCAAGCACAGCAAGCAAAGCTCGGCTTCCAGGATCCAAAGAAGTCTGAGATATGGCTGCATGAGCATCCCAAGGGTGGCTTTGCTGGCGTGAGCAGGAGGAAGGGGAAGAAACCGATGCTGGCGGCTGTGAACGGATTGGCATTGGGTGGCGGGTTTGAGATTGTGTTGAACAGGTATGCGGTCAATGCCTGGAAGGAGAGGTGCTTTTGTACTGATTTCGAACCCGTAGTGACATCGCCATCGCATCTCCAAACGCCCAATTCGGTCTCCCAGAAGCTCAAGTCGGCGTCTATGCATACGGCGGAGGTCTACCGAGACTCGTCCGCAATCTTGGTATGCAAGCAGCCAGCGACATCGCCCTGACTGGACGTCGCCTCTCAGCACGAGAAGCACTGGACCTTCATCTCATACAAGGCATTGCGAAATCCCCCGAGACTGTTCTTGAGGAAACAATGGCAAAGGCCAGACAAATCGCCGCTGTCTCACCAGATGGCATAATCGTCACCCGGGCAGCATTACGGGAAGCATGGGAGACGGGAAGTGTTGAGAGAGCTTTTCAAATCACACATGAGAACTACTACGACAAGCTGATGAAGAGTGAGAACTCCGTTGAAGGATTGTCTGCATTTCGAGAGAAGAGGAAGCCGGATTGGCGAACTGCGAAGCTCTGACCCATGCGTTGATTAGTAGTATGAGGCTGACAGTTCATGTTGGGCAAGGTATCCTTGGCGCTGGCTGACAGGCACTACATGTACTTCAGGAACGGGGCGACAAAGCTCCAAATGGTGATGTTTTCGCTTTCCAGAACAGGCAATGCTCTAGACTTAGAGCTGGAAATACATGTACACATTTACCCCTCGCTCCCTTCACGGTGTTTTCCATTCGCACGTTGACCATTCCTTACCCACCAGTCACAATGCCACCAGCACTCGAACACTGCTTCACCCTCCGCGGCTACTTCTCACCCGAACATGCCATCCAAGTGAACACAATAAAAGGCGGACCGCAACGCATGTCTGTCCCCGTCCAAAGCGGCTTCCTGCGAGGAAGTGGTATTGAAGCAGAAATCATCCCAGGAAGAGCGGATTGGCCTTTGGTAGGACCTACCACCTAGTGCCGTGCGTGCACTTTTCCATGATGCTGACTCCTAACCTCCTAGCTCGACCCGACAAACAATACCCTCCACATTGATGCTCGGCTCAACCTCAAGACGACATCCGGTGAAGCCATCTACATTCAGTATGCGGGTGTGCTCAAAGCGGATGAGAAGAGCGCACCGCATCTGGCGACGGAGCCAGGTGCGAAGAGTACCGAGTATGGTGATCATGAGTGGTTTGTAAATCCTGTGGTAGAGACAAGTGAGATAGAGTTGAAGTGGGTGGAGAGCGCCAGTTTTGTTGCGGAGGGCAGGTGGATTGAGGAGGAGGGGAGGAGGGGAATTGAGTATGAAATCTATCGAGTTAGGGCAAGTCGGAAGTGAGGAAGCGTGGGTTGAGTGCGAGGAGAGTGGGGATGCTTTCGATGCGAGTGCGTATCTCTTCATTAGATCTGCAGCTACAGGCTGCTCTATGCTGTGAAGCAATGCTTCTTCGGGTACTGCTTCACCCATGCTGCAAGCTGTGCAATGATTCTATCCTGTACAGCCTTGACGCCGGAATTCACTGCTCCGTTCTGTGTGATTAGGTCGCTGGTGTGGTAGCCACCAGGCACGATCTCGACCGGTACCTGCTCGGTGCTTTCGAGTGGTCCGCCAGGTCGAAGATCTGCGGAGACACCACACTCTCTCCATGGATCGTTGTCGCCGTTGACGTAGATCAGACGGGTGGTGTTGTCGATGTTCCAGCCTCCGGTGTATGCGTTGACTTGTTCTTCTGTTTTGCCTTCGGCGATGCCGTATGTCTCGCCGTTCGGTCCTGGGGGAAAGTAAAGACCACATTGACGGATCCAGTACTCGGGTGTCACCAGACGAGAGACGATACTTGGTCGGCCTTCTGGAGCTCCGGTCTGCCAGTATGCGAATGACTCGTTGCAAGTCATCCACACCCATTGCCTGTCGACGACGTTGCTCAAAGTGGTGTCCGTGTACAGAGGACTGGTGGCGTTGTAGCTGTCAAGGCACGCTGTGTTGTTGGTGCTGTTAAACTCTGCGTATCCATACGCGGAGCAGTACGTTGGCAGCTCTGTCTCGACCCACCATTTGGCATAGCCCTCGAGTGCTTTTTCCACACCAACACCATCTGGACCAGCTACGGCACTTCCGGTCTTGTTGACAGAGTCCTCGACGTAGTCGCACCAGGTGAAGAAGCCAGTGTTGGTGTAGAATTGGTTGCCTTGCCACAACCATGGTCCATTCTCAAGAGCGGCCATAAAGTCGTCATTGTGCTCGACCGTCTCCAGACCGAACTTCGCCTTCAAGTCGTGGACTTCCTGGTCAGAACCGTGCATCAAGATGTCGTCCATGTGATCAATGACGAGCGAGACGTCCTTCGAGCAGTTCTGTGGCATTCCTTCTTGCACTGGTTTGAAGTATCCCCAGTAGTCCGAAACAGCTTCGACAGGCGCACTTGAAGCGTGATACGCCCAGAGAGTGCCCGGCTCGACACTTGCCAGCCATGCCGATAAGGCACCGGAGTAGCTACCGCCCATCGTGACCCAAGGCACATCTTTAGCATTGCTGCTGGCATGCTTGGCGAAAGGTAGCTTGACGTTATTGGCGAAGTATGTCATGTCTTTGAGTGCATTGTCCAATGTGAGGTACTTCATGTTCTCGGTCGTCAAGTCAGCGAAAGGTGAAGAGACGCCCCAGTACCGATGCTCCAAAACGATCGTGGCTGCCCCAATCTCCTCTGCTAGGAGACCAGTGGTCCTGTTCGTCGACAGATAGCTGTAATATCTCGTAGCATTGACCTCGCCAGGCGTGAACAAGATGACCGGAGATCCTGGGCCCTTCCAGTAACGGTCGTCATAGAAGTAGAACTGCGAGAACGTGCCAAGCTCTGGGTTGTTGTGATCAATGAGTTGCTCAAATGTCGCATTTTGCGTTCCGTAAGCTGGAGGCTCGCCACCTGGCATGTGTTGACATGATCCGCCCCATCCTCCGTGCGGATATCCTCCGTTCCAATCCCAGTCGTGGTCGTGACCCCAGCTGCCATGGCCATGACCGTGGTCGCCACCATGTCCGCCATAGCTTTGCGAGCTCGCCAGTACCGCGCTGGCGAGCAGCACAATGGTTTTCATGATTGGCTAGAATTGCCCTCTGCTTGGTATCGATGAGGGTTCCGGAGTTTTCGGAGTTGAAGCGGTTGGCAAGAATTCAAGACAAGCATACCCAAGCCATCAACGAGGCAGATCAAGCACTTAAGAAGGCTTCAGAAGTTGCATTGGCGATGCAACACGAATACGGACGGCACGTGCTGTGTCCTCTCATGGCCCCTCTGCGATGTTGCACGGCGTTGGTGGATCTCGCAGGATCTCCTGCCCAGTTGGAGGTATCGAATATGCTTGTCGAAGGTCCTTCCCGAAGTCGACAAGTGCGGCCGCTCAGTGGTGGAGATGTTCTGCCAAGGCGGGCTCGCTGCAACGCTGCTGTGAGACATGATTTGTGCGTGTACCAACCATCATTCGAGATACTCTTTCGATATGCAGGTTGCCATCTGTGATTGCAGGGAGAGCCGGTCGAACATATTGCTCGTCGTCAACCAAGATCCGAGCGGCATCTCAAAATCGGCCATGTCCGTTCAGTCAGTGGCGACGACAAAGGACCGCCACATCTCTTATGGAGCAATGCAGTGCGGCATGGCATCTCCCACAACTGCGAAGCAAGTCGAAGAGTCGAAGCACTTCTGTTGATGCCGCTGGTCCGCCTTGGAAGTGCTTGGCCTTGAACGTCGGGTTCGGCAGCACCGGATCTGAGCTCC
This genomic window from Fulvia fulva chromosome 4, complete sequence contains:
- a CDS encoding COP9 signalosome complex subunit 1; its protein translation is MARRVSTANVATANLPLPTFDLETYASNYQGPLLPLRLAHIATHCPSLSRQALALAIGHAKNGKDLQLYHRLLDLASNLDLQDLAKVDTEWATRKDEENRRESARLEGELRGYKNNLIRESIRMGQEDLATHLLLTGGPIPDPSSPQSVNSAGYNAAYQHFGKMRDFCTTPTHMMAMNLRLIYTSFLQAVTTSQSGGSASTHYNNIIINASRLRGGGVKEEEQSKLTPISYVMSGLASMAQGEYATAAKTFLQASFDYHNMGPVLGSDLERSVASANDVAIYGGLCALATMSRDELNDQVLGGPFRAFLEQEPHMRKAITLYTTAKYQSCIETLRRYYSDWTLDVFLGAPSASVLGSHVDRLMAKIRERSITAYFSSFSEVSLASLACTFPPNPNTAEAMEAEVLLMIDSGILDARLDVVNGVLKAPRQEARQAAHQDAKQTAEEVERTLLLRLHRINMTLAGLEVPKVKGQWNGGGIHHGY
- a CDS encoding Mevalonyl-coenzyme A hydratase sidH — encoded protein: MSPSKSQPPPCDGVEVTFPEANIMLVTLSRAKQMNSITHTMNWQIENLFDWYDNHPSLRVAVITGSGAKAFCAGSDLKEIEQAQQAKLGFQDPKKSEIWLHEHPKGGFAGVSRRKGKKPMLAAVNGLALGGGFEIVLNSDIAIASPNAQFGLPEAQVGVYAYGGGLPRLVRNLGMQAASDIALTGRRLSAREALDLHLIQGIAKSPETVLEETMAKARQIAAVSPDGIIVTRAALREAWETGSVERAFQITHENYYDKLMKSENSVEGLSAFREKRKPDWRTAKL
- a CDS encoding putative extracellular serine carboxypeptidase, producing MKTIVLLASAVLASSQSYGGHGGDHGHGHGSWGHDHDWDWNGGYPHGGWGGSCQHMPGGEPPAYGTQNATFEQLIDHNNPELGTFSQFYFYDDRYWKGPGSPVILFTPGEVNATRYYSYLSTNRTTGLLAEEIGAATIVLEHRYWGVSSPFADLTTENMKYLTLDNALKDMTYFANNVKLPFAKHASSNAKDVPWVTMGGSYSGALSAWLASVEPGTLWAYHASSAPVEAVSDYWGYFKPVQEGMPQNCSKDVSLVIDHMDDILMHGSDQEVHDLKAKFGLETVEHNDDFMAALENGPWLWQGNQFYTNTGFFTWCDYVEDSVNKTGSAVAGPDGVGVEKALEGYAKWWVETELPTYCSAYGYAEFNSTNNTACLDSYNATSPLYTDTTLSNVVDRQWVWMTCNESFAYWQTGAPEGRPSIVSRLVTPEYWIRQCGLYFPPGPNGETYGIAEGKTEEQVNAYTGGWNIDNTTRLIYVNGDNDPWRECGVSADLRPGGPLESTEQVPVEIVPGGYHTSDLITQNGAVNSGVKAVQDRIIAQLAAWVKQYPKKHCFTA